In bacterium, the genomic stretch AAGACCCTGCGCGGCGCGTTCATTCCCTTCGACTGCTCGGCGATTTCGATCGGAAATCCCAAGGACGGAGTCGTTCCCCTGGATGGGACGCGCCTTCCGGTGGGCGACTTCAAGAACATGCACAACCTCGAGGTCAGCTCGAGCAATCCTTTCGACGTCGCAGAGCTGGTGCCGCAGGTGCTTCGCGCCGCGCTGAAGCTCGGCCCAGCGCTCGGCCTCCGGAAGCTGATGAACGACCACGCCTGGTTCGAAGGGCTGCGCCAACACTGCTCGTTCCTGTTCGACCTTGGCGAGAACTGGGATGTCGACAAGGGCGAGATCATCCGGCAGATCTTCGCAGGCGAGAGCGGGCAGGGCGTCTTCGACGAGATGATGCACGAGGTGAACTTCGACGGCGTCCGAGAGCAGCTGATGGCCAACCTGCTCTATCGGCTGCGCGGGTCGAGTGTGGAGGAGCGGCAGCATCTGGCCTGGATGACTCCGAGGCTTCGGCACATGATCCGCGAAGAGGCGCTGCCGTTCATCAACAGCCTCGACAAGCGCGCGGCGCTGGCGCTCAACTACATCGAGCCGCAGTAGCCCGCGGTGACAGCCGGGCCGGGGGCGGGCCGCGTCGCTCCGTTGCAAGGCAACTCACGAGCATCACCTGGCGGCGAGGGCAGCGTCGATGGCGCGGGCAGCGCGCCGGCCATCGCCCACCGCCTCGACGATCGTGCCAGCTCCACGCACGATGTCGCCGCCCGCATAGAGAGTTTCGCGACCCGGGACGCGTTGGGTGTCAGTGTCCACTGCGAGCGGCACCGGCTGATCGAGCGTGTTCTGTAGATGGGTAGCGAGGCCGGGTTCCGCCTGTTGCCCCACGGCATACACCAGCTGGTCGAAGGGAACGCTGCAGGTATCGGCCCCGTCGAGTGTGGGCCCGAAGCGCCCCTGTGCGTCATGCGTAGCGGTGCATCGCGCGAATACCATCGCCCCCTGCTCTGCGCGCAGCGGGCCCCAGCCGAACTGGAGACTCGCGCCCCGTTCCTGGAGCTCGCGCTGCTCGGAAGGCAGCATGCACACACTTTCTGGCTGTTCCAGGCACACGATCGTCACCTGTCCTGCCCCGGCGTCCAGGGCCGCACAGGCGGCATCCGAGGCCACACTTCCGCCACCCACGATCAGCACCCGCTCGCCCACCTCGATGGTGCCGCGCGTGCGCCGCTCGCGCAGCAAGCTGAGCGCATCGGTGGCATGCTCGGCACCGGGGATGGCCAGGGTCCGCCCGGACCACAGGCCCGGCGCCATGAATACGGCATCGTATTCCTTCTCCAGGTCGGGCAGGCGCACATCTCGCCCGAGCGCGCAGCCGCCGCGTACGTTGACGTTGGGCAAATCGATGATGCGCAGCTCGCGCTCCAGCATGGCGTCGGACGAGCGGTCGGGACGCACGGCGTGTCGCAGCAGCCCTCCCGGCTGTTCGTTCTGGTCGAAGATGTCCACCTGGTAGCCGAGCGTGCCCAGGAAGTGGGCGCACGTGAGCCCCGCCGGCCCCGCACCGACCACGGCCACGCGCTGCGACTTGAGCTCGGAGGGCGGCTGAGGCACGGGCGGCTCCTGCTCGCAGATGAACGCGTGCACGTCCGAGATGCGCACGGGCTGCCCGTCGATGCCGTTGTGGATACAGGCCTCCTCGCAAGTGCTCTCCGCAGGGCAAGCGTTGCCGCAGATCTCCGCCAGCGGGTTCATCTCGCGCATGGAAGCGGCGGCACCCGTGAAGTTGCCCGACTCTACTCGACGCATGAAGCCCACGAGATCGATGTCGGCAGGACAGGCCTGAATGCAGGGAGCGTTCTCGCAGTGCTGGCATTCACGCGCCAGGCGCATCGCCTGGAGGGTCGACTGCACGGGCTGCTGGGGCGATTGCCGTGGCGGCAGCGCCTTGCCCGGGCCGATATGCACGTGCTGCGCAGTCTGCTCCTCGACGATGTACTCCGGCCGGCCCTGCTCGCGCAGGATCAAATTGACGGCACCCACCGCCGACATGGTGGCCGGCAGCACCCCGAGGCCCATCACGGTGGAGTCGCCTACGAGGTACAGGTGCTTCCAGTCCGTCGTTGCCGGGGGACGATTCCCCAGGTCCTGGCCCAGCATCTGCTTGGGGCCACCGACCGTGCCCCAGTTGCGGAGAGTGAAGCGCTCCGCCGTCGTGGGGGTGGCCACCTCCATCCCCTGGATGGCTGCGCCAAAGCCGGGGATCCGTTTCTCGATGCGCGCAATGATGTGGTCTGCCGCCGCCTGCTTCCGGGCGGCGTAGGCGTCGTCGCGGTAGCTGGGATCATCGGGCGCGGGCCACTTTTCGGTGGACACACAGGTCACGGTCACCGAGCAGATCCCGTCGGGTGCCAGGCTCGGATCGATCAAGGACGGCAGGTAGATGGTCACACCGTGGCCGTCCACGTCCTCCGGGTTCTCGATGATCACCTCCATGGGATGCAGGTCATCCGGGAGCACGGAGCGGTCGAGTTGGATGTAGAGGATCACGTTGCTGTGGCTAGGCTTGAAGTTCTGGGCCCAGGTCATGCGCGCTGGATCGATGTGCTGTTCGCGCACCAGCCTGCCGTACAGGTTCCAGATCGTGGAGTTGGCCACCACGCGCTCCGCTCGCACGACCGTGCCGTCGGCGAGACGCACCCCCGTGGCGCGCCCCTCCTCGATCAGTACCTCCTCCACGCCGTTGCGGTAGAGGATGGTGCCGCCGTGACGCTCGATGGCCCGCTCCAGCTTGTTGGGGAGCATTTGTGGCGAGCCCTGCGGATAGAACGCACCACCGATGTGGTTGTCCGCGAACATGGTCAGCGACAGGATCGCCGGACACTCCGACGCGTCCACGTACGAGAAGGTGCGTGTGAGCATGTCGAAGAAAGCGATCAGCTCGGTGTCAGAGAAGAAGTGCTCGAACAGGTCGAGCCCGGACTTCCCCATCCACTTCGTCAACTCCATGATGTCGGGAGAGGGGCCGCCCAGCTCCGTCATGCGCTCGGGCGACACCTCGGTCATGGGCACGATGTAGTCCGTGCCCGTGACGATGGACTCGAAGATGCGACGGCCGTAGTCGAAGAACGCGCGCAGCTCCTTCTCCTGGTGGGGGAAGAGGTGTGCCATCTCCGTGGCGAAGCGCTCGAAGTCGTACCAGAAGGTGATGGTCCGCTTGCCCACGTGCAGCCTGTACATGGACTCGCGACGGATCATGTCGATGTCTTCGCCAAGCTCGTTCATCACGTAGCGGTGAGCATTGAGGCCCTCTTCACCGAAGCCGTAGAGCACGGTCGAGCCCACATCCATGGTGACGCCATTGCGACGGATGGCCGAACAACAGCCGCCCGGCAGATAGTGCTGCTCCACCAGCAACACATCGAAACCGTTCTTGGCCAACAGGGCGGCCGAGGTCAGCCCGCCGATACCGGCCCCCACCACGACCACGTCGTAGCGCTCACGAATCGTGGCGTTGTGCAGCATCTTCATTCAAGTGACCTCCGAGCAGAACCGTCGTGCGCGTGATCCGCGAGCGGCTTCAGGCGGATCAACATCCTGGTCGACCCGGCGGCCAACTCGCCTCTTCGTCTGGGAACGGGATACGGCGTACGGGGTGAGAACCCAGGAAGCGCTGTTGCAGAATAGCTGACTTACGCCGCAGCCAGCACCCTGTGGGCTGTCTGCGTTCGATCGCATGGCTGCAACAGCTGCATGGTTGGCCCGATGTTGGACTGTTTCAACGGCCTGTTGGGAGAATCCCTGCCAAGATCGATCCAGCCAGATGGTTCAGGTCGACGCAGGAGAGAGCAGATGCCTGGAAGTTGCACAGACCGGAGCAGATCATCCACAAGCTTCGAGAATCCGAGGTCGAGCTAGCGAAGGGCCAGACGACGAGCGACGGGGCGCGCAAGTTTGGGATCATGCAGCAGAGGTACATGTCGTCGGCGCAGGTCTCGGCCCGCCGTAGCGCAAGGCCGCGCTTGCCCCGCCGGCCCGCTACCCTGGGCAGCCGACGTGGCCTGGTACTTCGCTTACGGCAGCAACCTCGATCCGCGGACGTTCGAGGGACGTCGGCGCATGCGTCCCCTCGAGGTGCGGCGTGCCCGGCTCGACGGCTACCGGCTGGTCTTCGACCTCCCCGCTGGCAGGGGCAAGCGCGGTGCGGCAAACGTCGCCACCGCGGTGGAGGCCAGCGTGTCGGGCGTGGCCTACCGGATCACTGACCGGGCGGCGAGATGGCTGGACCTCACCGAGGGTGTCCCCCTCGGCGCGTACCGCCGCATCGAAATCGAGCTCGCCCTCGAAGACGGCGGGGGCCTCGCCGCGTTCACCTACCAGTCGCCGCGGGGCCAGGCGGACCGCAAGCCGTCGGCGCGTTACATGGGGCTCATCCTGAACGGCGCGCGACATCACGGACTCGAAGCGTCCTACATCCGCTACCTCGAGGGCTTCGAGCTGGCCGGCGACGAGCGCCGGTGAGAGGGAGCTACGGCGCCGCCGCCGAGATCGTCGCCTTGACTGCCACCATCGGACGCTGAGGATTCCATGGACTCCACGCCTTCCCCGACACGCCACGCCCTCGAGCGCGATCTCCCGCAGCTCGCTGACACCCTGCTGAGCGCCTTCAGCGAGGATCCGGTGATGATGTGGCTCTTCGCCGACCCCGAGACGCGCGGTGAGAACCTGCGCCGCTGGATGCACTTCAACCTCCAGCTCGGGCTCACCAAGGGCCACGTCTACAGCGCGGGCGACAACGGGGCGGCGGCGATCTGGTCACCGCCGGACGTCGCGATCTTCGACGAATTCTGGGGGCCGCGCATGGCGAAGCTCACCGTCGAGCTCGTCGGCGCGGAGAGGGCGCCGGAGGCGCTCGGTGGGCTCGGTCGGGCCCTGCAGGTGCAAAAGCGCGAGGAGCCGCACTTCTACCTCTTCGTGCTCGGCGCCCATGCCGAGGTCCGCGGCCGGGGGCTCGGCGGCGAAGCGATCGCGCCCGTGCTCGAGACCTGCGATCGCGAGGGCCTCCCCGCTTACCTCGAATCCTCGACCGCGCGCAACCACGGCTTCTACTTCCGCCACGGCTTCGAGATCACGCACGAGTTGAAGGTGGCCGATGACGGCCCGAGGATCTGGCCGATGCGCCGCGCGCCGCGCTCGTGACGCCCTAGAAGAGAGCTGTCTTCCAGACCATCGAGACAGTGAGGCTCCCGAAGAGGAGAGTCATCACGGCGATGAAGCTCCAGTCCATCATGAACGCGACGCGCCGCTCGCGCTCGATCTCCACGGCGGGGTTCTTGATCAGGCGCTTGTGGACGAAGCGCGGTGTGATCATCAGGATGGCCGGAGAGAGCAACAGGAACAGGTAGCCTTGATAGGCCCAGGGCTGGGCGTCGAGCCCCCCGATCAACGAGACCACCGACATCCCGCCGTAGGCCATGAGCGCGATGCTCGGAATGCAGAACAGCTCGAGCACCAGGATGAAGCGGTACCCCCAGGCGAGCTTCTGGTGATCGAGCGCCGGCTGCATCCAGACGAAGCGGCTCACCACGGCCGTGGCCACGATCAGCCCAGCGAAGAACCACCCGAGCCCGAGCAGGTGGAGGATCTTCCCGGTCATGTAGTCCTGCACCAGCAGGCCGGGATCCACACGGGGCAGCGCCAGCACGACCAGGAAGACGGTCACGTTCACCGCATCGTGGGCGGCGAACAGGAACCGGTCTCTCTTCACGGGTCCGTTCATGATCGGCAGACGGTAGCGCGACACCGGCCGACACCCCCGCCCGACAGCGCGGTCCCGGTGATGGCCCCGACGCGATCGTTGCGGTCAGGCCCCCGCCCAGCGAGCTGCCACTCCGCATGGCGCGCCCCTCCGGAGGTGTCAACGCAACGAGACCATGTATGCCGCCGGAAGTCGCTGGAGGGAGCGCTCTCCAGGAGGGACGCCAGCGCTGAGCCGGGCGGGCGCGGGAGCCACGGGCCCGACGAGTCGACTCGGGCCCGGCACTGCGCAATGTTCGTTCGGATGTCGAATCGGAACGAGGAGCGAAATGAGCAGGAGGCCGGGCCGCTTGGGGGGCTCCGGGTGCTGGAGCTGGGCGAGCGCGTGGCGGCCCCATACTGTGCGAAGCTGCTGGGCGATCTCGGCGCCGACGTGATCAAGCTCGAATCGCCGGACGGCGGCGACCCATCGCGGCTCCGCGGTCCCGCGGTCGACGGTGCGCTGGACCCCGAGCGCAGTGGCACGTTTCTCTACCTCAACACCAGCAAGCGTTCACTGTGCCTGGATCCGACGCGCGAGGAGGATCGGACGCTCTTCACACGGCTGGCGGCTGGCGCGGACGTCCTGGTCGAGGACCGCGCGCCGGGCACCCTCGAAGCCCTCGGCCTGGGCTACGAGACCCTGGCCGCTGGCAACCCCGGCCTGATCGTCACGTCCCTGACGCCCTTCGGTCAGGACGGCCCGAACGCTCGACACACGAGCCAGCACCTGAACCTCTACCACGCGGGGGGCCACGCATC encodes the following:
- a CDS encoding gamma-glutamylcyclotransferase; translated protein: MAWYFAYGSNLDPRTFEGRRRMRPLEVRRARLDGYRLVFDLPAGRGKRGAANVATAVEASVSGVAYRITDRAARWLDLTEGVPLGAYRRIEIELALEDGGGLAAFTYQSPRGQADRKPSARYMGLILNGARHHGLEASYIRYLEGFELAGDERR
- a CDS encoding FAD-dependent oxidoreductase, which encodes MKMLHNATIRERYDVVVVGAGIGGLTSAALLAKNGFDVLLVEQHYLPGGCCSAIRRNGVTMDVGSTVLYGFGEEGLNAHRYVMNELGEDIDMIRRESMYRLHVGKRTITFWYDFERFATEMAHLFPHQEKELRAFFDYGRRIFESIVTGTDYIVPMTEVSPERMTELGGPSPDIMELTKWMGKSGLDLFEHFFSDTELIAFFDMLTRTFSYVDASECPAILSLTMFADNHIGGAFYPQGSPQMLPNKLERAIERHGGTILYRNGVEEVLIEEGRATGVRLADGTVVRAERVVANSTIWNLYGRLVREQHIDPARMTWAQNFKPSHSNVILYIQLDRSVLPDDLHPMEVIIENPEDVDGHGVTIYLPSLIDPSLAPDGICSVTVTCVSTEKWPAPDDPSYRDDAYAARKQAAADHIIARIEKRIPGFGAAIQGMEVATPTTAERFTLRNWGTVGGPKQMLGQDLGNRPPATTDWKHLYLVGDSTVMGLGVLPATMSAVGAVNLILREQGRPEYIVEEQTAQHVHIGPGKALPPRQSPQQPVQSTLQAMRLARECQHCENAPCIQACPADIDLVGFMRRVESGNFTGAAASMREMNPLAEICGNACPAESTCEEACIHNGIDGQPVRISDVHAFICEQEPPVPQPPSELKSQRVAVVGAGPAGLTCAHFLGTLGYQVDIFDQNEQPGGLLRHAVRPDRSSDAMLERELRIIDLPNVNVRGGCALGRDVRLPDLEKEYDAVFMAPGLWSGRTLAIPGAEHATDALSLLRERRTRGTIEVGERVLIVGGGSVASDAACAALDAGAGQVTIVCLEQPESVCMLPSEQRELQERGASLQFGWGPLRAEQGAMVFARCTATHDAQGRFGPTLDGADTCSVPFDQLVYAVGQQAEPGLATHLQNTLDQPVPLAVDTDTQRVPGRETLYAGGDIVRGAGTIVEAVGDGRRAARAIDAALAAR
- a CDS encoding GNAT family N-acetyltransferase; translated protein: MDSTPSPTRHALERDLPQLADTLLSAFSEDPVMMWLFADPETRGENLRRWMHFNLQLGLTKGHVYSAGDNGAAAIWSPPDVAIFDEFWGPRMAKLTVELVGAERAPEALGGLGRALQVQKREEPHFYLFVLGAHAEVRGRGLGGEAIAPVLETCDREGLPAYLESSTARNHGFYFRHGFEITHELKVADDGPRIWPMRRAPRS